From Xiphophorus couchianus chromosome 23, X_couchianus-1.0, whole genome shotgun sequence, one genomic window encodes:
- the eef1g gene encoding elongation factor 1-gamma, translated as MAAGTLYTYPDNWRAFKAQIAAQYSGARLKVASNPPAFTFGQTNRSPAFINNFPLGKVPAFQGDDGFCLFESNAIAHYLSNDALRGATPQAAAQVLQWVSFADSEIIPPASAWVFPTLGIMQFNKQATEQAKEDVKKILTVLNQHLTTRTFLVGERVSLADITVACSMVWLFKQVLEPSFRQPYPNVTRWFVTCVNQPQFKAVLGEVKLCEKMAQFDAKKFSEMQPKKETPAKKEKAGKEAAKPQEKKEKKKEEKKPAPEEEMDDCDAVLAAEPKAKDPFAHLPKSAFVMDEFKRKYSNEDTMTVALPHFWENFDREGYSIWHAQYKYPEELTLTFKSCNLITGMFQRLDKLRKNAFASVILFGTNDDSSISGIWVFRGQELAFTLCPDWQIDYESYDWRKLDPESEECKTMVKEYFAWEGDFKHVGKAFNQGKIFK; from the exons ATGGCGGCAGGG ACTCTGTACACATACCCAGACAACTGGAGGGCATTCAAGGCCCAGATTGCTGCCCAGTACAGTGGCGCTCGCCTCAAGGTGGCCAGCAACCCTCCTGCCTTCACCTTTGGGCAGACAAACCGTTCCCCTGCTTTCATCAACAACTTCCCTTTAGGCAAG GTACCTGCCTTCCAGGGTGATGACGGCTTCTGTCTGTTTGAGAGTAATGCCATTGCTCACTACT TGAGCAATGATGCCCTGCGTGGCGCCACTCCTCAGGCTGCTGCCCAGGTTCTGCAGTGGGTGAGCTTTGCTGATTCAGAGATCATCCCTCCAGCCAGTGCATGGGTCTTCCCCACTCTAGGAATCATGCAGTTCAACAAGCAG GCCACAGAGCAGGCCAAGGAGGACGTGAAGAAGATCCTCACGGTGCTGAACCAACACCTGACCACTCGCACTTTCCTCGTGGGAGAGAGAGTGAGCCTGGCGGACATTACTGTGGCCTGCTCCATGGTTTGGCTCTTCAAGCAG GTGTTGGAGCCGTCCTTCCGTCAGCCTTATCCCAACGTGACCCGCTGGTTTGTCACCTGCGTCAACCAGCCTCAGTTCAAGGCTGTTCTCGGAGAAGTCAAGCTGTGTGAAAAGATGGCCCAGTTTGATG CCAAGAAGTTTTCTGAGATGCAGCCCAAGAAAGAAACCccagccaaaaaagaaaaggctggAAAAGAGGCAGCCAAACCccaggagaagaaagaaaagaaaaaggaggagaagaagccTGCtccagaagaagaaatggaCGACTGTGATGCTGTTTTGGCTGCCGAACCCAAAGCCAAGGACCCCTTCGCACACCTGCCAAAGAG CGCATTTGTCATGGACGAATTCAAGAGGAAGTATTCCAACGAGGACACCATGACGGTAGCGCTTCCTCACTTCTGGGAGAACTTTGACAGAGAGGGCTACTCAATCTGGCATGCTCAGTACAAATACCCCGAGGAGCTGACACTTACCTTCAAGAGCTGCAATCTTATCACAG GCATGTTCCAACGCCTGGACAAACTGAGAAAGAATGCCTTTGCCAGCGTTATTTTGTTCGGCACCAACGACGACAGCAGTATCTCTGGCATCTGGGTCTTCAGAGGCCAAGAACTGGCCTTCACT CTGTGTCCAGACTGGCAAATTGACTATGAATCATACGACTGGAGGAAGTTGGATCCAGAAAGTGAGGAGTGTAAGACCATGGTTAAGGAGTACTTTGCCTGGGAAGGAGATTTCAAGCATGTGGGTAAAGCTTTCAACCAGGGCAAGATCTTCAAGTAA